In Chlorobiota bacterium, the sequence CGGATTTGCCGCTGTTGTCGGTGCCATCCCATTCCACAATGTTGTTGCCAGCATCCACAGTTCCGTTGATGAGCGTCTTGACCAGTTCACCGTTGACGTTGTAGATGTCAAGATTCACTGAACCGCTCTTCGGTGCGTAGAAACCGATCTGCGTTGTTGCAGCAAATGGGTTCGGCGCGTTCGGAGCCAGCATGTAATTGGTAAGGTTCATGCTGCCACCGGTCGTTGGCTCTTCTGGTGCGTCCGAGGTCAATCCGTAGGCGATCTTGAACCCATCCAACGTCGGTATGTTGATGACCAAGCAGATGGTATCACCATTGGCACGCTGTTGCACCACAATGCCTTGTGTCAGCTTCGCGCCCTGGCCAGTCGGGTTCTGCATATCCACACGGTAGATTGAACCACCGCCAAGATCCATGATGTGCAATTTCTTGCCACCGCTGCGGCTAACGGCTGTGTCAACGTCCTTCTTCGCCCAGCAGATCATAATCGGCAGGTTCGGGCTGCTATTGGTTTGGTGACCAGTTTGGTAGCTGGCTTTCCAAGCAATCTCGCCTTGACCTGGGCTTGGGTTTTGCGGGAAGATGTTCCGCAACACACCGTTCACATTCGGAACCGTCCAGCGTGCGTCGAACACGTCGGTTGGCGGCTTCGGCGGAATCTCATATTCGCAGTATTGCGAGTCAAGATGTCCGTATGCGCTTGGCTCTTCGCCAGTGGTTGCATTACGTGCCATACCGAAGACCATATCCTGGTAAGCAACGCTTTGCTCACCCAAGTTCGTGTTCTGAACGCGAACCGGCACGCTGAAGATCAAGCCTTCGCTGATGGAAATCTCGTAGGTCAAGTAGTCCTTGTTTCCACCCAGGTCGGTGACTTCCACCGTGATCGGCATCTTGCCAGCCGGAGCATTGGCCGGAATGTTTGCCGTGATCTCGAAGCAAGCCGTGTCTTTTGGCGTTCCTGTCAATGGTCCCTTGATCTTGTTTGGCGTGACTGTAAAGGTCACCAAGTTCTTATATGGATCCTTCTCAGAGTATGCACGAAGTGTCAACTCTTCTGCAAACCGCAGATCCAAGCGAGCAAGGTCACGGTCGCGGACGCAGAGGCTATCCTTGTAGGCTTCGCCAGCGAACACGCACTTCACTGCCGGGCGACCGAACAGTTTTGGCTTGTGGTTCGTGGAGTCAACTTCCAAGATATAGGTCTGAACGTCGGTCAATCCATACTCGTCCTCGGCAATCACCGTCACCGTGTCTGGGCCAAACTGCGGCGGGAAGTTCGGGTTGGTTGAAAGATGCGGAGCATCGTCCAAGCCCGGTGTGCCGAACAGAATGCCGGAGATCGGGTTGATCTTCAGCCAGCTTGGCGTTGTCTTCGGTGCGTCATAGACACCTGCCTCGAAGTAGCATGGGTCGCGACGGACGAAGGCGATGGTGGAGGTGTGCTGGATTGGCGCACCATTCTTATCTACCGTCTGCTGACCTGCGCGCAGGTTCGCTGGGTTCAGTGCGTCGTCGCGATAGACGAGCGTGAACCGAACACGATCACCCTTGTTCAGATCCTCAGCTTTAATCCGTTTGTTCGAATCCAACAACGTTGGGTTGTAGTCAATATCTTCCTTCGCGCCTGGCAGGCTTTGCGCAAGCAGTGAAGGAGCAATGTTCACATACACCCGAACGTTACGCTGGTTTTGGCCAGTGTGGCCGTCGTTCGCCACAACCGTGAAGATTGTGTCGGTGTTGTAAAGGTTGTTCGACTGGGCTGGATTCTTCAGCAAGTTCAAGGCAACCGTCTCGGTCATGCGAACGATCACGTTGCCGGTCTGAAGAACGGTCGCGCCCTGGTCTGCCACACGATTGACATCGTGGAGGTAGCTGTCGCCCATCCACACTGGACGGATTTCCTTAGCATCGTCGGTCTCGGTCGGAACTGGATTCGGGTTGTTCCCGCTGTTCCGATCGGTGAACATGAAGCCGTAGGTCGTGCGTCCGTACGGGAAGGTCCAGCTGTCGCGGGTTGCTGCGTCGTTGTCTTCGTTCTCATCGTCCGTGTTGACATCGAAGTCGAAACGGAGCGAGTCGGTAACCTGTGCCACGGCATTGTAGATACCCCGGCCTGGGCACTTGGCCACATCACCCAAGAAGTTCGGGCGCGTGTCCTGGACGAAGATGCGGAAGCGGTAGGTTGCTGTTGCAGCACCCGTTACGTCCACCGTATCCTGCTGCAAGTAACGAGCCGTCTGTGGATCATATACTTGGCAGTTGTAGTATGGCGGGTAGAGGTAGATGTACTTGGCGACGGTATCATCCGGCACCAATCCCTTCAACGAATCCACCGTGCGAACGCTTGGCGGATAGTTCGTCACGCGAATCTCGAACAACTCACCACCAGGAACAACGTCCGGGTTGTGCGGCTGGCCGTAGAAGCGAACAAAGCCGTAGCGATGTGCGCTGTCGCGGGCAATGGCATTTGGATGCACTGCCGATGGGAAGACCGTGTCGGCCTTCAACCACGATGCCAAACGAATCTCGGCTGGGTTGGTGCTTGGCACCACCAGCGAAGAGTTCGGGAACTCAACCAATGGAGTCCAAGCATACTCTAGACCGGTGTAGCGATCCGGGAAGTAGAACGACCGTGGATCGTAGAAGCCATTGATGTCAACAGCCGTGATGTCGAAGATTTGCGACTTCGTGCGGCCAGTCTTATCGCTTGGATAGTTCGCATCTTCAATCAAGAAGCGCGTGTTCCGCAGCTCTGCTGGTTGCTTCGATTCCAACGCGGTCTTGTCGCCGTAGATGATTGGCGCAAGGACGCTGTTATCGTCGTCAATCTGGAATTCCAGACCAGCGAAACGAGCATTGTTGACAACGGTGGTGATGTCGTCATTGACATCCCACAACATTGTGCGACTAACAACCCAGATGCGGTCGCCAGTCAACACTGGAAGTGCGTGGTAGCGTTCGCCACCATACACATCAGCAAACGTGACTGGGTTCACACGGTTGATGTAGCGGAAGTTCACCCCGCCAAGCTCGCTGACCAAGCCACCGTAACGGCGGCCAGCAACGGCAACCGAATCTTCGTACTTGGCTGCGGCAAGACGTGCTTGCTCCAAGCTATAGCCTTGCTCAACATACCAGCGTGGAGCCAAGCGATGGAGTTCGCCGATGGAGAATCCAGCGCGGCCTTCCAATGCACGACGCATCAGGATGTCGCGGTTGATGGAGTCTGGCACGAACTCAATCCGCGAACGGAAGAGGTCGCTTCCTTCACGAATCTGCTTCAGGTTTGCACGGACGAACTCGCCCGTTTCAGCATTGATCACAAAGAAGACTGTGTGATTCAAGGCATACTGGTCGTTGTTATCGGTGTTTGGATCGCCCAAGTAGTTGGCCAATGCTTCAAGGAAGAGCGGATAGCCAATTGGATGATCGCCAACCCATTCACGCTGGAGCTTGTTGTTGATCTCGTCAACGTCAGCAATCCATGGATCGCGGGTTAGGCGACGGACGACTTTGTCCATGTATGGGCTGTTCGGGCCACCCAGCGTACCGAAGGTGCGCAGGCGGTCGGGCAGGCCAACCGAGAAGTCCTCGATTGGGGACATCCGTGGGATTGAGTAATCGGCACTGTTGATGTCAACACCCTTGTCGAACAGGTCATAAACGCGACCCTGCATCAGAAGGGTATCCAATCCTGGAATCAAGCCAACTGGAATTGGCGTGTAGTTGTAGCCAGCCCAGC encodes:
- a CDS encoding T9SS type A sorting domain-containing protein: MQRLLKALLLSAAFVLVGQSVLAQTLPIVQVSGRVSQTGLRVFTKDTLYQISGDYHVAGILLIEPGTTVEFLPNGRLIDSVGGRIIADGDLQATWNRSTPDLTAYPDGFADISFIRDNVFVGGKPEITAPGLSWSNYAPYLFFYYGNYLDRYPSDPNLKNVAYRRDVTRAPIIFRGRPVNKFSREWGHIVVLPGADTAVFRNVQFVNFRKDTAAVKTTFFYAPNGQNLGGLYNNGQIIAADRLNKQLRTLTTGGGGALTVFSSKTWLLDCRFDSNFARYHGGAVQFLQAPFDNTITDPQYTSFYPVDTSLADRPQHGQFVYPSFDPENYDHYTHSISTPFGIIPIMTMTDPRVNWVVGPYTPAPPYDMTGIIQYRQTYDDGRQAINKGRVRRVSFRDNRVVVSNFTEDLAGYRDNIDEVPIISNNLPGGVAKNEAYGGAVYISGRRHVTVYWGRAMGDPMDTVVAERNYAVNFQGPVVGSQGARGGAMYVNDSTSMVFQLARFENNFTAVPNVPMEDYIQRGRMSQGGGIYMGKTSPQLTVRDVIYFRNNKAGRGGGIYVAAIDNPFGNNIQIFDPFLSPNLLGDSVYFIRNIAEYDGGAIYTQRNMTIDARYLTLSDGSGRLVDHRILLDSNAAGLAGGAIVIDNQTNMMKSNARITRALFSNNSAGDSAMASDLRLIKLYDPVNNPANPINPYSVRTYSDSFRLPRSITQHILGGGGIYSRFGNTNFYQAVEFNHNWTKGGNGGAIAMVTPVTANRYFLAEGDVAYNFYTNQAVPFNDGPEPSDMRQMTRFLRNYAMKDSLNAELNVDPRYSENMLLDPKRNGTGLGGAVYINDRQPPGPNPGYARTDSVISHRVRMEQNWAWSGAAVYSDNYELRFLLSKSLVAGNRAVSDEGRNVDTIDNYKTSPAANRTAGTIFYGDISGPLPQQEYHIGANSIYDNDARFLLRLPDVPQGLVGSGRSGVDTLRGNYWGQTEAPITTVLATGTHQNTFYVMGNGCTLPLKNPTKVNEQGPFESRWAGYNYTPIPVGLIPGLDTLLMQGRVYDLFDKGVDINSADYSIPRMSPIEDFSVGLPDRLRTFGTLGGPNSPYMDKVVRRLTRDPWIADVDEINNKLQREWVGDHPIGYPLFLEALANYLGDPNTDNNDQYALNHTVFFVINAETGEFVRANLKQIREGSDLFRSRIEFVPDSINRDILMRRALEGRAGFSIGELHRLAPRWYVEQGYSLEQARLAAAKYEDSVAVAGRRYGGLVSELGGVNFRYINRVNPVTFADVYGGERYHALPVLTGDRIWVVSRTMLWDVNDDITTVVNNARFAGLEFQIDDDNSVLAPIIYGDKTALESKQPAELRNTRFLIEDANYPSDKTGRTKSQIFDITAVDINGFYDPRSFYFPDRYTGLEYAWTPLVEFPNSSLVVPSTNPAEIRLASWLKADTVFPSAVHPNAIARDSAHRYGFVRFYGQPHNPDVVPGGELFEIRVTNYPPSVRTVDSLKGLVPDDTVAKYIYLYPPYYNCQVYDPQTARYLQQDTVDVTGAATATYRFRIFVQDTRPNFLGDVAKCPGRGIYNAVAQVTDSLRFDFDVNTDDENEDNDAATRDSWTFPYGRTTYGFMFTDRNSGNNPNPVPTETDDAKEIRPVWMGDSYLHDVNRVADQGATVLQTGNVIVRMTETVALNLLKNPAQSNNLYNTDTIFTVVANDGHTGQNQRNVRVYVNIAPSLLAQSLPGAKEDIDYNPTLLDSNKRIKAEDLNKGDRVRFTLVYRDDALNPANLRAGQQTVDKNGAPIQHTSTIAFVRRDPCYFEAGVYDAPKTTPSWLKINPISGILFGTPGLDDAPHLSTNPNFPPQFGPDTVTVIAEDEYGLTDVQTYILEVDSTNHKPKLFGRPAVKCVFAGEAYKDSLCVRDRDLARLDLRFAEELTLRAYSEKDPYKNLVTFTVTPNKIKGPLTGTPKDTACFEITANIPANAPAGKMPITVEVTDLGGNKDYLTYEISISEGLIFSVPVRVQNTNLGEQSVAYQDMVFGMARNATTGEEPSAYGHLDSQYCEYEIPPKPPTDVFDARWTVPNVNGVLRNIFPQNPSPGQGEIAWKASYQTGHQTNSSPNLPIMICWAKKDVDTAVSRSGGKKLHIMDLGGGSIYRVDMQNPTGQGAKLTQGIVVQQRANGDTICLVINIPTLDGFKIAYGLTSDAPEEPTTGGSMNLTNYMLAPNAPNPFAATTQIGFYAPKSGSVNLDIYNVNGELVKTLINGTVDAGNNIVEWDGTDNSGKSVASGAYTYRLTAGAAVLSRTMILAR